A stretch of the Leptidea sinapis chromosome 5, ilLepSina1.1, whole genome shotgun sequence genome encodes the following:
- the LOC126964566 gene encoding larval cuticle protein LCP-22-like produces MRFAVVVLACVLAVANAQFNNGQYNPQGEQYKYNQYNQYRPYNQYNRYNQQYNQQYNPYNRYNPTPAYPTYKPWSSTTYAPRPSVTVTEVPQVKVTTVAPLASIVPVVTPKPTPVPVQVPVVPVARVSADARSAETIRSGNQIEADGTFNYFYETNNGIAAQAQGVPRTFGGNPPVSPDVIQGSFSWTSPEGEVITMNYVADENGYQPSGNAIPQPPEIPAQIARALAYTAKYIQAAPIAAASAIAQN; encoded by the exons atgagattCGCT GTGGTCGTATTAGCTTGCGTACTGGCTGTTGCCAACGCCCAGTTCAACAACGGGCAGTACAACCCTCAAGGGGAACAGTACAAGTACAACCAATACAACCAATACAGGCCATACAACCAGTACAACCGGTACAACCAACAGTACAACCAACAATACAACCCCTACAACAGATACAACCCTACCCCAGCCTACCCTACCTACAAGCCTTGGTCATCAACCACCTACGCTCCCCGCCCATCCGTGACCGTCACTGAAGTCCCACAAGTTAAGGTGACCACAGTCGCCCCACTGGCCTCAATCGTCCCAGTTGTTACCCCTAAGCCCACCCCAGTCCCAGTCCAGGTCCCAGTTGTGCCAGTCGCAAGAGTGTCCGCCGACGCCCGCTCCGCCGAGACTATCAGATCCGGAAACCAAATTGAAGCTGATGGTACCTTCAACTACTT CTACGAAACCAACAACGGTATCGCCGCTCAAGCTCAAGGTGTCCCACGTACCTTCGGTGGAAACCCACCAGTCTCCCCTGATGTCATCCAAGGTTCCTTCTCATGGACCTCTCCCGAAGGAGAAGTCATCACCATGAACTACGTCGCTGACGAGAACGGTTACCAGCCATCA GGCAACGCTATCCCCCAGCCACCAGAAATCCCAGCTCAAATCGCCCGTGCTTTGGCCTACACTGCTAAGTACATCCAGGCTGCTCCCATCGCAGCTGCCAGCGCCATCGCCCAGAACTAA